The sequence TTATAGAGCACCGCGTCATTTTTGCTTCCATTCAGGCCTTCGCTTAGCACGGCCACGGCCTCGTCCATGCGGCCATTTCTGAAATAATACGAGTGCAGGGCCATGCGCGCATCGACGCCCTCGGGCGAAATTTTGATCGCGCTGACCATGTCGTCCTCTCCGCTCAGGTCCCCCAAGGAGAGCTTGAGCAGGCCCGTCTTGAGCAACAAGCCATAATGAGATGGCGCCAATCCAATGCCCTGTTTGAATTCAGCCAGCGCCTCATGGGCCTTCCCCTGCATCAGCAGGGCATCGCCTTTGAGGACATGGCCGCGAAAATCCTCCGGACTGCCTTCGATCAGTTTTTCAGCCGCGACCATCGCTTCCGGTCCCCGGCCCTGGCGCAGAAATATCTCACCCTGCATGATCCTGGCCTGCACGAAGCCGGGACTGTAATCGAGCACGGTCTGGAATTGGGTCACCGCCAGTTCCAGATTGTCGAGGTTGTAGTAGACAAGACCAAGCAGGTAGTATGTTTCCAGATCCGGCTTGATGCGCAGGGATTTGCTGAGGTACGTCGCGGCCTCGTCGAATTTACCCTCACGGAAGAGATACAGCCCCATGAGCCGATGCCCTTCGGCGCTGTCGGGATACTCACTCAGCATGGCCTCGGCCGAAACCCTGACCTTCTCCCCTTCGCCTTTGTTCATGAGGAGACTGCCTTGCTTGTAGCGGGCAAACAAATCGGAGGGGTAGATGGAAGAGATGCGGGAATACGCATCCAGCATGGCTTCGGGATCCTTTTCCTGGGCCTCAAGCTGCGCCAGCGCGTGCAGACCCGATCTGTTCTCGGGATCTTGAGCCAACAGTTTGTCGAGCATTTTGCGAGCCTCGGCCCTGTCCCCCTGAATCATAAAAATCTGGACAAGACCCAGCTTGGCCGAAATCCGGTCAGGCTCGACGGCCAGCGCCTTTTCCAGATGTCCCTTGGCACTGGCGGGATCTCCGGAAATCGTGGCCGAAATGGCGAGCTGCTCCAGGGCGGCGGCATCATCCGGATGTTCCTGCAAATAGGCCATGATCAAGGGCACGGCCACGGCAGGCTTGTTCTGGAAATTGGCGATCCGGCCCAGCTGAAAATTGACTCGGCCGTCATAGGGGTTCTGCAGCAGAACTTTCTGAAATTCCCGCTCGGCCTGGTCCATCTTGCCGGTTTCGATATAAGCCAAACCGAGGTTGTATCGCGCCGCGACAAAATTGGGGTCCTTCTCCAAGGCGTTCTTGTAATGGACGATCGCCCCGTTATAGTTGCCTTGCTTGAAAAGCGCCTCCCCTTCGGCGTTGAGGGATTCGCTGGTATGTCCCTTGCAACCAGCAAGCGCGACGCAGAGCATGAGCGCAACCGCGAATACAGTACATCTGATCATTCTTCCTCCGTCGAACAAGCCTTTTGAAGAGCGGATCGCTCCGTATGCTGAATAATGCGCCGTGGTCCGTCCTGGGCAGTCAATCCCGGGCGAGCCGACCGCGCCCGGACGTCAGGCCCCAAGGCAACTCATCCGATGTGCAGGACAGCGCGGCCGCTCATCTTTCAAAGCGCCGCGAACATCACGCTCCGCCCGCCTCGCCGACGCCGTTGATGTCCTTAGGGATACGCACCCAGGCCGCCTCGTCAGAGGCAGGGCCGACAGACGCTCATCACGCCCGTCGACCCCCCTAGAGCAAGTTCAATGCCCGGAGGAGAAAAACCCGCTCAAATTTAAATTATTGCATTAATTCAAAATGTTAAGGAATAAAAAGAGACCTCGGCAGGGGTGCGGAAGCACGCAAAAGCGTTGCGCGCAGCAGAAGTGTTGCATCAACATGTAACAGACATCAAATCTCCATTTTTATCTTCATTAGCTGTGCAACAGCGCAAATCAAAAACCGGCTTCAAGTGTTAAAAATATCTCGATTTACTGTCGAAAAAACTTACATTTAATCAAAATTATCCGAAATAATTCGCAGCGGATCTCCTGACCATTACTGTTGCATCACTTTTTTTTATCTCTTCCAACATATCATTGACACTTCGGGCAATTTCCATGAAAAAACATGGGAGATGGAGGTGGCGGCCTCAAACAATCAAAAATCCGTGAGCGTCGATCATGCATACCCGCACCCTGTTCCCGAAATATTTCCTTTTCTGCTCGATCCTGTTCTGGGGCTTTGCCAACCCGGCGCTTCCGGCCCACGCCCAGCCTTCGGGCCGGGAACTGGCCCAACTGGTCCATGACCGCTACGTGGGCGACGATTCCGTCTCCCGGCAAACCATGGAGCTCGTTCCGGCCTCGGGACAAAAGCGCGTCCGCCAGCTGAACATTTCCGTTCTGGAAAAAAACGACGCTCGATCTACCCTGCTCCGGTTCATATCCCCTGCGGATATCCAGGGCACAGGCTTTCTGGCCGTCGAGGACGGACAGGGGGAGACGGCCCAATTCCTCTACCTGCCCGCCCTGAACAGAACGCGACGCATCGTGGCAGGTCAGAAGAGCCGGAGCTTCGTGAACACCGATTTCACTTACGAAGAGATGGAGCGCAGGCCTGTCGACGACTCCGAGCACATCATTGTCGGCGACGAATCACTGAACAGCGTACGGTGCTGGATCATGGAAAGCAGGCCCAAAGACGGATCAAATTCCCAGTACACCATGGTCCGAAGCTGGGTGGCGCAGGATATGCTCCTGCCTTTGCGGGTAGAATTCTTTGCCGGCGGCGAAACCCCGATCAAACGCTACGCCGTGCTCCAGCTGGAAAGCATCCAGAACATCTGGACCGAGACCAAGGTGGCCATGGAAGACCTCTCGTCCGGTCATAAAACAACCATGGAAACAACGGATATCCAATACAATACAGGGTTATCAGACAGCATATTCACGCAGCAGGCTCTCGAGCGCTGGTAAAATAATCGAACATGCATATGTACAATTTTCTCCGCCCCATGAACATGCTGAATGAGTCTCCAGGACTGAAAAAAATTTACCCACAAACTGAAGTGCAGTTCTGGGAGATCCGAGACATATGAAAACTCGACAAAAAAGGCTGCCCTCATCGTGCAGATGGACGCACCGCCAACCTGGACCTGCCTTGCCGCCTCTCTTGCACGTCATCCTGTTGTTCATCGCGTTCATCTTCCCGATCCCAGCCTTTGCAAACACGCCCGTCCTGGTCTCCGCTTTCGAGCTGAGCCAGGCAGATGCGCCGCAAACCCTGACCATCCTTTTGTCCAGAGCACCGCGAAGCGTACGCTCTTTTGTATTGGACGACTCCAATCGGCTGGTGCTCGACATCACCGAGGCACGGCTTTCAGGCACGGCCACCACTCTGCCCGCGCAGCACCCGTTGATCTTCCGTGTCCGCGCGGCCCAATTCAACCCGACAACCGTGCGTGTGGTCCTGGACTTGAAAGACGAGGTGACGCACCGCATCGACGCGATCCCCACAAGCACGGAAAACGTCGCCCACAAGATCGTGGTCAGCCTGGCCCCGATGAACCCGGCAGCGCCACCCCAAAAGTCCGCTCTTCCCACCCCGCCACCGCAAGGCGTCAAGCCCGGCATCCAAAAGGTGCATCCGGCGTATACCGTGGCCCTGGCAGACACAGACGGCAGCCCCGAGAATAAAACCCTTGTCTTTGGAGAATCCAAAGCCCCAAGCGAGGACCAGGAAGAGCCTTCGCCTTGGGGGCGGCTCAACTTTTCAGGGTTCCTCCTGGCAAAAATAGCGCAGGAACTGCATGAATCGGGTGATCCCGAGCAGGCGCGAAACTTCCGCAACACGGTCAGGCTCGAAGGAAAATGGACTCCGCCGCTGCCCGGCAACGACCCTACGGCCGTCCCCGGCGCATCGAGCACCTTTCTTTTGGCCTCGCTGCAGTCCGACTACCTCTGGTTCGGTCCCGAACATTCAACGGACGACTATGACCTAGACCTTTACGAAGGCTACATCTCCCACGCCACTCCGGACTGGGACCTGCGCCTGGGCAGACAGATCGTGCGCTGGGGCAAGACGGACCAGATCAGTCCGGCGGACAACGTCAATCCTCAGGACATGCGGGAATTCTTCGTCCCGGAACTGGAAGACCGCAAGATTCCCAACTGGATGGCCAGAATCCGACTGTTCCCCGGCGACATCACGCTGGAAGGCCTCTTCATCCCCTTTTTCGAGGAAAACGAATTCGACTTCTCCGGGACCACCTGGGCCCTGCTCGGCAATCAGCCGAGCGACCTGAGAATCAGGGAGTCAAAGCCCAGCAAGGGACTGGACGACGCCGATCTGGGCTTGCGCACCTCCGCGTCCCTGGCGGGATGGGACGTGGCGGCGAGCTACCTGTACGCGACGGAAAAGTCGCCCCGCCTGCGCTTCGACCCGGCCAATCCCGCAGGACCAACCCTGCATGCCGACTACCACAGGCAACACATCTGGGCCGTGGAATTCGAAACCACCGCGGACAAATTCGGATTTCGGGGCGAAGGGGCCTATTTCGACAAACAGAGCCTGCACACAGAGTCCCTCGACTCCGTGGCCAAACCCGTGGCCCATTATGTCTTGGGGGTGGATTATCTGGGCGAGCAGGACTGGTACGCGAACGTGCAGCTCTCGCACCAGCACGTCTTCGAATACGAGTCCCGGATCCTGTTTCTCCGGCGCGACAATTTTTATTTGAACGGCGAAATCAACCGCGAGTTCTGGCGGGGAAACGCCATGCTGAAACTGCGCTATGCCCTGGATCTTTACGATGGAGGCTCGTTTCTGACGCCGGAAGCCACCCTTAGCTACTACAAGAACCTCGAACTCACGCTGGGCGCAAACGTCTTTTTCGGCCCACAGGATTCCCTGTTTGGCCGCTACCGGGACAACGACCAGGTCTTTTGCAAAGCCAAATACTATTTTTAGAAATAAAAACGCACTCCACCCGCGCCGCGATCTTCGGGGACACGCAGACCATCTTAGCCCCGGCAGCTTGCGACGGAGATATTCGCCGACAAGAGCGGCGCTATCCTGTGTTCCAATGAACCAGGGATAGCGCCGTTCTTGCGAGCAACACGCAAAAACACATTTGTCTGGAGATATAATGACACTGACAAGACATAGATGGCTCAATTTCTCAAACTCAATCACGCGCGAAAATGAATGTTTTCAGCGTGCAGAAGAGATTGATTATCTGTTCAAAGTTGCCGATTCCGCATGCGAGCTACTGGAATCCTACCACCTCTTGTATCACGAATATGTAAATGCAGGGTACGCACAAGAGAATAAAAGCGAAATATTATTCACAAAACACCATCTGCATCCCAAAACAACGGTGCTTTTGGCCAAGTCCGAAAGCACCGTGATATCCACAGCGACACTTGTTCCCGACTCCAATCAGTTCGGTCTGCCCATGGACGACTTGTACGGCAAGGAACTGGGGTCGCTACGCAGGCAGCGGCGCAAGGTGGTGGAAGTATGCTCCCTGGCGTCCAGCACGCATAGATTTTCGAGAATCGGCATTCACAATTTCACCAGGTTGCTCTTCTTGTATTGCGTATTCCTGGATGTCGACGACGTCTGCGTGATGGTCAATCCGAAACATGTCCCCGTCTACAAGAGGCTCTGCGACCTGGAACTTTTCGGAGACGAGAAGCACTATCACAGGGTCAACGCCCCGGCCGTGGCGCTTCGCGCGGACGTGGCCGCGGTGCGGGAGCGACTCGGCAGCAATGGCCTCATGACCTCGTACCGCAACACGCTCGACTCTCAGTACATGTCGCTGCGGATCGCCCTCTGCGAGCGGATCACAGGCATCTTCAAAGGCGAACACTTTCCACGGTTCCGCCCCAACCCCCTGGACACGGGTCTGATCAACCGCATCCTGTCCGACGTCATCGACGACCTGCAGGATCTGTCCCTGGAATGCAAAATCCTGCTCCGGAATTCGTATCCCGGCCTGCAGATCTGATTCTCCCAAACCAGGTTCAGGCATGGCATATGCAACGAACATTTGCGTCTCTTCAAGCGTTGCCGCCAGGAGGAAACGATAACGAACAGGGCCGTGACGCGAGCCGCGTCGGCTTTTCCTTTTTTTCCGTGCTCGCGAATATGGAGAACCCATGACCGATCTCTCCGAAAATACGCGCCAGGATCGCCGAAGATCCGTCAGACTTCGCCGTTCCGCCATGCTGAGGGCCAAGCTGGATGAAATAGACCGACCGAACATCAAAATTGCGGAAGCCCGCGATGAGTGGGCTCAGTCCTTCGCCCTCGTCTACAGGGAGTACCTTGCCTCGGGATACATCGCGGAGCCGCACCCTTCGGGGATGCATTTAAGCGCCTACAATCTCCTGCCGGCGACGTGCGTCTTCATTTTCAGGACCTATGTCACGGTCATATCCACCCTGACCCAGATATTCGACAGCGAACTCTTCGGCTTGCCCATGGACGCTCTGTATCGGCCAGAGCTTGATGCGTTGCGTTCCCAGGGCAGAAAGATCACCGAGCTTTCGGCCTTGGCAACGCCCAGGGAGACACGCTGGTGCAATCTCATGGTCTTCCTGTCAAAAACGATGTTTGAATATTCGATGATGAACAACATTGACGACATATGCATCATGGTCAACCCGAAGCATGTCAATTTTTACAAGACAATGTTCCTGTTCGAAGACTTCGGAGAAGAGCGTTTTTACCCGGGAGTTGGCGCTCCGGCAGTCGCCTTGCGCATCAACATGGAGCATATCGAAGACAAGGCGTCGGAAAAATACAAGGATTATGACGTGGATGACAATATCCATGAATTCTTCTACAAAATGAAAAGCACCTTGGTGGAATTGAACAACGGGTGGACGTTCTATGACAAAAGGCCCCCCATGAGCGAAGAGGACGCGCGGTTCTTTTTCAACACCCGGCAGGAACTCTGCGAAAAGCTGTCCCCGCGCCAAATGGAGCATCTGACGCGGCTCTATCCCTTCCTCAAAAGCATCCCCGCATCCACCATGCGCACGGATCATCCATGAAGCACCTCGCCAGCCTGGTCACCCGCTTCCCCATACTCTGCCTCGTGCTGTCCCTGTGCCTGGCCGCCCCGTTCCTGATCCAGCTTCCCCGCATCCAGACCGTGGACAATGTGGATTATTTCACCGTCGAGGACGATCCGGACGTCGCCTTTTACCAAAGCATCAAGGACACCTTCGGAGAAGACGAATTCTTCGTGATCGCCTTTTCAAATCCTGAACTTTTCACGCCCCCCATCTTGCGCATGATCGCGGCCATCACGCAGGAACTCGAAACCATCCCCGAAGTCCGGGAAGTACAAAGCCTGGCCAATGTGGACTACATCCACGGCGAAGAGGAATATTTCGAAGTCCGCCCCTTCCTGGAGCGCATTCCGGAAGATGCTCCGGGACTGGCCGTCCTGCGGAAGCAGGCGCTGGGCAACCCGCTGTATGTCGGCAACCTCGTCTCCGCCGACGGGGAGACCACTGCCCTGGTGGTCTTTCCCACAGCGCACGAGGCAGGGGACGGAAGCTTTCGCAAGAGGCTCATCGAACAGACCGAAACGGTGCTCGCCAAACATGAAGCGCTCGCCGGCCGGTTTCACCTGGCCGGCTGGACCATGACCAACTTCAGCCTCAGCCAGTACATGAAGTCGGATGTGGCCGTGTTCATTCCGGTGACCTACCTGTTCATCACCCTGACCATCTGGCTCTTTTTCCGCAACGTGCGTCTGACCCTGCTGGCCCTGGCCAACATCTCCATGTGCACGGGGGCGACCATGGGTCTCTTCCCCCTGCTCGGCATCACGCTGAACAACGTGACCACCGTTGTACCGCCCCTGGTCATGGCCCTGGCTCTGGCCGATTCCGTACACATTTTCGCCCATCTGGATAAAAAACTGCTGGATGATGCCCCATCACCCGCCAAGGCCATGGAGAGCATCCTGCATCGGGTCATAACCCCCTGCTTTCTGACCAGCCTGACTACGGCCGTGGGCTTCATCTCCCTTGTCGTGAGCGACATTCCGCCGATCAAGGAATTTGGATACGTGGCTTCGGCGGGCATGATCTTCGAATTTCTGTTCTCCTTCCTGCTGCTGCCGCCGCTCATGCTCATGTGCAGGCCCGACGCCATATACACACACCAGCGCAAGGACATCGGCATG is a genomic window of Desulfomicrobium baculatum DSM 4028 containing:
- the prsT gene encoding XrtA/PEP-CTERM system TPR-repeat protein PrsT; translation: MIRCTVFAVALMLCVALAGCKGHTSESLNAEGEALFKQGNYNGAIVHYKNALEKDPNFVAARYNLGLAYIETGKMDQAEREFQKVLLQNPYDGRVNFQLGRIANFQNKPAVAVPLIMAYLQEHPDDAAALEQLAISATISGDPASAKGHLEKALAVEPDRISAKLGLVQIFMIQGDRAEARKMLDKLLAQDPENRSGLHALAQLEAQEKDPEAMLDAYSRISSIYPSDLFARYKQGSLLMNKGEGEKVRVSAEAMLSEYPDSAEGHRLMGLYLFREGKFDEAATYLSKSLRIKPDLETYYLLGLVYYNLDNLELAVTQFQTVLDYSPGFVQARIMQGEIFLRQGRGPEAMVAAEKLIEGSPEDFRGHVLKGDALLMQGKAHEALAEFKQGIGLAPSHYGLLLKTGLLKLSLGDLSGEDDMVSAIKISPEGVDARMALHSYYFRNGRMDEAVAVLSEGLNGSKNDAVLYNALAKASLGRKNAKEAEEYLAKARGADPAFLQTYYHGAIAKLFQNKLDEAVTQYDLALGFAPNDVRALIASAAVLEKQGKLDEARVRLEKARSTKDTGAILMLSSFLQRNGKSDEALAVLDQERTKQPENMVIVQGMAKLHVARKEMDKAMALYSRLEQIDPYAGTVERMRAWMAAGDLDKAEESARRLMQLKPDKGQSCLPLASILEMRQNRAEAEKVLLKGWELEPSDDQVGVVLGEFQLRGRETKKALATFDQVLAHSPTNAPALTGKGMALQLLGRNDDAARMYLQAVQARHDHVPALNNLAMIWADDEAKSAQAVNLAMAAFVLANSDPAVIDTLGYALIRNNRPEEALGVLARALTLAPGNPGILYHQGLAQAELGRTAEARATLETALASADFAEREDAEKLLRALSGK
- a CDS encoding outer membrane lipoprotein-sorting protein, producing the protein MHTRTLFPKYFLFCSILFWGFANPALPAHAQPSGRELAQLVHDRYVGDDSVSRQTMELVPASGQKRVRQLNISVLEKNDARSTLLRFISPADIQGTGFLAVEDGQGETAQFLYLPALNRTRRIVAGQKSRSFVNTDFTYEEMERRPVDDSEHIIVGDESLNSVRCWIMESRPKDGSNSQYTMVRSWVAQDMLLPLRVEFFAGGETPIKRYAVLQLESIQNIWTETKVAMEDLSSGHKTTMETTDIQYNTGLSDSIFTQQALERW
- a CDS encoding AMIN domain-containing protein produces the protein MPPLLHVILLFIAFIFPIPAFANTPVLVSAFELSQADAPQTLTILLSRAPRSVRSFVLDDSNRLVLDITEARLSGTATTLPAQHPLIFRVRAAQFNPTTVRVVLDLKDEVTHRIDAIPTSTENVAHKIVVSLAPMNPAAPPQKSALPTPPPQGVKPGIQKVHPAYTVALADTDGSPENKTLVFGESKAPSEDQEEPSPWGRLNFSGFLLAKIAQELHESGDPEQARNFRNTVRLEGKWTPPLPGNDPTAVPGASSTFLLASLQSDYLWFGPEHSTDDYDLDLYEGYISHATPDWDLRLGRQIVRWGKTDQISPADNVNPQDMREFFVPELEDRKIPNWMARIRLFPGDITLEGLFIPFFEENEFDFSGTTWALLGNQPSDLRIRESKPSKGLDDADLGLRTSASLAGWDVAASYLYATEKSPRLRFDPANPAGPTLHADYHRQHIWAVEFETTADKFGFRGEGAYFDKQSLHTESLDSVAKPVAHYVLGVDYLGEQDWYANVQLSHQHVFEYESRILFLRRDNFYLNGEINREFWRGNAMLKLRYALDLYDGGSFLTPEATLSYYKNLELTLGANVFFGPQDSLFGRYRDNDQVFCKAKYYF
- a CDS encoding N-acyl amino acid synthase FeeM domain-containing protein; this translates as MTLTRHRWLNFSNSITRENECFQRAEEIDYLFKVADSACELLESYHLLYHEYVNAGYAQENKSEILFTKHHLHPKTTVLLAKSESTVISTATLVPDSNQFGLPMDDLYGKELGSLRRQRRKVVEVCSLASSTHRFSRIGIHNFTRLLFLYCVFLDVDDVCVMVNPKHVPVYKRLCDLELFGDEKHYHRVNAPAVALRADVAAVRERLGSNGLMTSYRNTLDSQYMSLRIALCERITGIFKGEHFPRFRPNPLDTGLINRILSDVIDDLQDLSLECKILLRNSYPGLQI
- a CDS encoding N-acyl amino acid synthase FeeM domain-containing protein, coding for MTDLSENTRQDRRRSVRLRRSAMLRAKLDEIDRPNIKIAEARDEWAQSFALVYREYLASGYIAEPHPSGMHLSAYNLLPATCVFIFRTYVTVISTLTQIFDSELFGLPMDALYRPELDALRSQGRKITELSALATPRETRWCNLMVFLSKTMFEYSMMNNIDDICIMVNPKHVNFYKTMFLFEDFGEERFYPGVGAPAVALRINMEHIEDKASEKYKDYDVDDNIHEFFYKMKSTLVELNNGWTFYDKRPPMSEEDARFFFNTRQELCEKLSPRQMEHLTRLYPFLKSIPASTMRTDHP
- a CDS encoding efflux RND transporter permease subunit, with product MKHLASLVTRFPILCLVLSLCLAAPFLIQLPRIQTVDNVDYFTVEDDPDVAFYQSIKDTFGEDEFFVIAFSNPELFTPPILRMIAAITQELETIPEVREVQSLANVDYIHGEEEYFEVRPFLERIPEDAPGLAVLRKQALGNPLYVGNLVSADGETTALVVFPTAHEAGDGSFRKRLIEQTETVLAKHEALAGRFHLAGWTMTNFSLSQYMKSDVAVFIPVTYLFITLTIWLFFRNVRLTLLALANISMCTGATMGLFPLLGITLNNVTTVVPPLVMALALADSVHIFAHLDKKLLDDAPSPAKAMESILHRVITPCFLTSLTTAVGFISLVVSDIPPIKEFGYVASAGMIFEFLFSFLLLPPLMLMCRPDAIYTHQRKDIGMGAFLGRLSTLVQTHARPITIFIAFLTLGALWAASTIRVETNLLEYFKPSSPLRQELSYIEPRLSGVGTVDISVKAGERDALRDPDKLAVIDRLQTFALTLPGVDRTMSFVDFLKDMNMSFHNEDPDFYVIPVSRELVSQYLLLYDSDDMDEFITPEYDQARILIRISEHSSAGQAELIDSLRAFIDQHEHDGLQIRVTGRAVQDVNTIDALVQGQVESLALAAAVITFIMFLALRSLVTGALSLIPNAFPIILNFGIMGLLGIPLNTSTALISVVALGIAVDDTIHFLTEYNRKRAENLPMREALQQSILEKGTAITASSLILVIGFGVLLFSSFVPTMSFGGLSAVIMITALIGDLIVLPAAMLSFDGKSA